In the genome of Dromiciops gliroides isolate mDroGli1 chromosome 1, mDroGli1.pri, whole genome shotgun sequence, the window CTAGATCAACCCTATATCACCTTTGCTGGCCTATTGCCTTATTGTTCTTACTGTACTGTAGGGACCAGCTGAGCTGTTGTCTCTCTTGCCTTGGGGCCTTTGCAGAGGTACTGGACTGGAACAAAATACTCCTCTGTTGGTCATTTAAAGCCCTCATGTTTTGACTCGGGCTCCCTTTCTGGTCTTACTGCACGTTACTTCCCTTCCTGGGCCCTTTGATCCAGCTGGACTAGGCTGCTTGCTGTTTGTTTCCTCATAGCTGACTGTCTATCCCCAGGCTTCTTGCTTTTGAACATACTGTCCACTCGGTCTAGGGTGCACTGTGCTGtgacctctgcctcttagactcCTTGGTTCCCCTCTGAGCTCAGCTCCAATGCCACCACCTACATGTGGCCCCTCTGGGTTCCTCCAGCCACAAGTTGTAGTAGCCATGTAGCCCCCAACAAAAAGGCAGGATGATTCCATACCATGAAAAACTTTCTGTGCTAAGTGAAGGAAATGGTGTTTTAGCTTAGCTGCAGTAGGGAGCCCCTAAAGGTGCTTTAGCAGGAGAGTGATGAGTTCAGGGTTGTGTGTGAAGAATCTGATTTGGCAACTGTGTCAAGGCcattgggagaggggagagctgGGAAGCTGGGACACCAGTAAGGAAACTCATGTAGCTGTCCTGGGGCAGGGGGCGGAGGGAGGAAAGATGGGGAGCTGGAAACTGAAGACAGATTGAGGAAGtaagagatggaggaaaggccATCAGATTTACCCAGGTGGAGAAGAGTCAGATTGCAAGAGTTCCTGAGAACAAGGACAGTCTTCTGCCTTTCCTTATGTCTCTATTGCTTAGTGAGGTGTCTGGCAGagtaagtacttaagaaatgtttgttgactgtgtGTGTGGTGAGGGAGTAGAGGCAATGAATAGAAACGACCCTTTTCAGGCAATTATTATGGAGAAGAAGGcctgagagctgaaagggaaagCTTTTAGGAGGGACATCAATTCCCATCAGTGACCCCCTcctcactgggggagggggagggtggtcGTGTTCCTGCCACCAGCTGGTGCCTTGTCTGCCTGTGGAACCAGGTTTGCTCACTGAGTCCCAGACTGGAGAAGTAGCATGACTTCATAGATAAAAACACTAGAATTGATGGACTTGCTTGTTGTGAGATCAACAGCTGAGGGCACTTCATACCTACATTTTCTATCTCAGTTCTGAGGAAAAATGATTTCTAAATCTTAAATCACAGTGGAAATGAGAGTTGTTATTATTGCTTATTACTTAaccaggggtgggggggaacacTCTAGTCAGGCCTGGATTAAGTAACAGATATGGGACCTGCTCACATTATTCCGGGAAAGCTTGGTTCTCTTGGGTGCTCTGCTGGTCGATCATAGGtttagggctgggagggaccacagagatcatctagtctggttccttcatttttatggatgagaaaacaggcccagGGATGTGATGAGAAGCATTTAGGGATTTCCGGTACTTGAGAAGGAGAAGGTTCTTTCTCTTATGGTCCTGAAAAGGATGCTGAGGCTCAGCTGGGctgagcttccttttgtgtgaAGCTGGTCACCAGAGATCCTGTCCCGTAAAAGGCAGGGCTGTCCCTTGAGATAGAGagcaacagttttttttttatttcatttaacatttttttattgcAGTCAATGAAAAGCCAACTTTCCGCTCTCCCCTTTCttcatcaagaaagaaagaaatattaactGTTTACATACATGTACAATGAAGCAAAATAAACGCCTCCATTGGTCGTACCCCCAAATATATGTCTCAGTCTTcaatataatctctttgaggaggtgaacagcatgttttatcatgagtaCCCTGGAATTggggttggtcattgcattgatgagagttctttcaaagctgtttatgTTACAGTAATGTCGTTATTGTAGACATTGATCTCTtaagttctgttcatttcactttgcatcagttcatacaggttaTCCCTGGTTTCTCTGACAGGGTCCCTACCAtcgtagtattccatcacattcatatgccataacctatttagctattcctcaattcaggggcaccccctcagtttccaattctttgccaccacgaataaagatatttttgaacacacaggtctttttcttcttgatttgctctttttgtggtatagACCTGATACAGGTTTTATTGGACTGCAGGGTATTCTTCCATTTAATAACTTTTAGGGTGttattccaaactgctttccagactGGCTGGACTGACACACTGTTTTCCCACAATCTCTCCAGgagttgtcatttttcttttttcttaactttgccAGACTggatgggtatgaggtggaacctgggagtttttaaaatttgcatttttctgatgattcatgatttagaacatttttcatatagctattgattgctttggtttctttccttaaaaagtaCCTTTTGACCATTACCAGTTGGGGCTCGTAGAGCCACAGTTTCTAAGGGTCCTTTCCCTCCAACCCTAGAGCGAGCACCATTGCTTAGTCCCAACTCTGGTCCTGGCTATGGGTCCCAAGGAGAGTCCCTACCTGTCAGTGAGGAAGAAGACCTGCGCCGGCGTCTCAAGTATTTCTTTATGAGCCCCTGTGACAAGTTCCGGGCCAAAGGTCGAAAGCCCTTCAAGCTGATGCTGCAGGTTGCCAAGATCCTCATTGTCACCATCCAGGTGCCCTGGGGGCTACCTAAGTGTGAGGGGGGGTTGGGGCAGCACTCAGGGAAGGCAtgtggaagaggagggaaagatgagCTGCTTCCCCACACTCTCAGCCCTGGTGAAAACCTCATTTCAGACCTTGGATACCCCATCTTACCCTTCTGCCACAGCCCCTGTCTCCTCCTATGAGTGAGAagacttctttctctccctcccttgcccctgTTCCCTTTTCATCTAGGCCTAAAAAGCGATGTGGTTGGCTTGGGGACTTAGGGATGGGGGTGGTGTGGGGGGTAGAGCTCTGTTTCAGTCATCCCTGGCATTCTCTTCTTTGCCCTCCTCCATGGCAGCTCATCCTGTTTGGGCTCAGTAACCAGATTGTGGTGATGTTTCGAGAGGAGAATACGGTGGCTTTCAAACATCTCTTCCTCAAGGATTACACAGATGGGGCTGATGATAGCTACGCTGTCTATACTCGGGCTGACCTCAATCAGTCCATCATCTTTGCTGTGGACCAGGTATGAGTATATGGAGATTGTGAGGGAAATAGATCATCTCGGATTAGGGATTTTAGGGGTAGGGACAGAGCTCGGGGTCAAGGGGTAATGAAtgactcctttccctcctccccctgccaCCTACCAGTACTTGCGGATCCCTGAGCAGTCCCTGGGCAGATATGCCTATGTGCCTGGTGGGGGCGGCCCTGGAGCAAATGGCTCTGCCCTAGCGTTGTGCCAACAGTATTATCGTCATGGGCACATTGACCCTGCCAACGACACCTTCAACATCGATCCAATGGTGGTCACTGGTTAGTATTGGGGATGTGGATACATGGGCtgtagagggaaggagaagggctgAGATAAAGTGGGGCCCTTTCAGGAATACCCCTGGGGCCTCCAGCTGGTGTCTGCCACCCCAGGAAGTCAAGGAGTCTCCTGTGGAGAGACTGCTTGCCCCTCTCCCTTGGAGGGGCACAGAGGGCCTTACTGATTCTCATCCTTTCTTCCCAGATTGCATTGGGGTGGACCCTGCAGAGCAGTACCCTCTGCCCCCAGATGAGTTCCTTCTGTCCCCTTCACAAGGCAGTAGCTACAAGAACTTCACACTCAAGTTTCACAAGTACTTGACTTTCTGGTTCCTGTTTCCCCCTCTgcactccccctttccctccaacTGCAACTTCTCCTTCTTTATGTGGGTCTATGGAATGAGCTTCCTTAGTTGTCTTCATCTGCTATAGcaccccaccccctaaaaaaacccaacaaaccaaaccaaaaccaaaccaaaaaccacaacaaaacaaaacaaaggactcCAGGGGGAGCCAACATGTACTAACTCCAGCCACAGACAGACATCCTCAGATTTGGTCAGGAAGCAACAATGGCAGAGTCAGCAGAGCTGGGCAGGCCGGCCCTCACCCCACTAGAGAAACAGGGTCAGCTGGGCTTTCCCAGGAGGCAGCGGGTGCTTATGGGCCAAGAGGGAGAAGAGTTCAGGCTTctgttctcccccctcctccctcaccccatctcctcccctccaccctctcAGGCTGATCAACGTCACCATCCGTTTCCAGCTCAAGACCATCAATCTGCAGACCATCATCAACAATGAAATCCCGGACTGTTAcaccttcaccatcctggtgaGCAATTGCACTCTCTGCTCTGACCCATGTTTTGCCCTTAAGCCATGGAAGGGTGGGAGGTTACAGTCACGTGCTGAATTGTGAATTGCAGCTGAGCAGTCCCTGCAGCTTGAGTGATGGGCAGGCAGGGTGGGCCCATTAGGTTTTCTGGAAGGGACTGGCCATTGAAGATTGGGGGATGGGTACAGAATCACAGGTAGGGCAGACAGCTAGAGCCTGCTGTGCCAAGGGAGAGTGAAGAGAGCAACCTGGTTTAACAATGGGACTGGAACTTGGAAGCAGCAGAGGATGGTGGAGGAAAATCTGCATCTGGAGTTTatggaagacctgtgttcaaatacaggCTGCTCCTTCATAGTGTGTGATTCTGGGCTGATCCCTTACTTTCTCTCCACCTCCCTCATTGTTCTCTGTTAACCAGAGGGTTGGACCAGGCCTATTCTGGAATTCTGTGACTGCCTCCAAGGACCTCGGATGggaactgttattattatcatgaaCAGATTGTTCTAAATCGGCTTATTTCATTATGAATCTGTTTAAGGTTTAAGCAGGTCTTTGCCTGTTTCTCAGCACTCTTCACATTTACTGTTGTCACAATAATCTTATGTTTTATCTCCAGATTACATTTGACAACAAAGCCCATAGTGGGCGAGTCCCTATCAGCTTAGAGACCAGCACCCATATTCAAGAGTGTAAACATCCCAGCGTCTTTGGGCACGGTAAGACCAGGTACCCTTGGCTCTTCTGCCTTCAGTTCTCTGTGTCGTGATTCCCCCATGGTTTGGACCCCTATCCTCCCagcctttctccctccctgttcagtgccttggtttccccaaatCACCACTTTCTGGCTTCCCACAATCCACCATCTTTTCTCCAGGAGACAACCGGTTTCGCCTCTTCTTTGACGTGGTAGTGATTCTGACCTGTGCCCTGTCCTTCCTGCTCTGTGCCCGTTCCCTGCTGAGGGGTTTCCTGTTGCAAACTGTGAGACTTGGGATTACataccctttcttccttctccctaacTGCTGCCACCTTCTGTTATTCGAGGCCTTGGTGCCACCCTCCCACCACTCAGAGTTGGCAGTGCCTCCCAAAGCAAGGATAACTGGGGAGAGGGAGGTGAATGCAGGTATCTTGGGTGGCATTTTGAAGGGTTTCTCCTTGTTCCCCAGGAATTTGCCCGTTTCCTCTGTCGCCGACAGGGTCATGCCTTGAGCCTGTGGGAACGGCTGGAGTTTGTAAATGGCTGGTACATCCTTCTTGTGGCCAGTGACATACTGACCATATCTGGCACGATCATGAAGATTGGCATTGAGGCCAAGGTGGGCTGGGGGATACAGCCTCCCAGTCCCAAGAAGTCAGGCAGGTCCccttgttggggggaggggggagaagctCATGTGGGAAGAAGGGGGGACTTAGGTCTGTCCCCCACCTCAGGAAGGCAGCCTAGGGCTGGATTAGGGGATGAGAGATATTAGACACTGGGCTCCACTGATACTCCCGGGGCAGGGTTGGGGGGGCCCTATTCCTGTTCCACACTGACCTCAGAACAAGGCCTTGACAAGCCTGCAAGCAGGCTGTGGTCTGGGGTGAAAGGCCCCCTTTTCCCTTTGTGGGACCAGGTTGTGTGGGGCCATCTCAAGGTAGGACTGCCTCAGACCCCTTGGTTTGTCTCCTTTTCCCAACCTAGGTTGGCCGTTCCTGTTTTGTAAAAACCCTTCCTATGTCttcttgtctctctttctctttggtcTCCCTGCTCATGAGCCGTGCCCTCTGTTGTCCTCTGTGCAGCCCCATTCCCCCTTTCCCTACATCTTTTCTATGTCTCTGTGCATGTCCTCTGGGGTCTGAGGCAGCAACGTTCCTACACGACTTGACTGTCCTCCTATTTACTTtgctgccctcccccacccctgggcaCTGCCCTCTTTCCCATCTGACTCTGCTCTCTGTCTTCAAGTCCACAACTAAGCGCATAGACACGCATGCACCCGTCCACACAGCACAGGATGGGGGCCAGTGCAGAAAGGAAAAATTGAGGAGACACGTGCATCGGGGAGGGGCCGGGTCCTCCCTAGAGCTGATGGAGCTCCCTGTGCCCCCAGAACTTGGCCAGCTATGACGTCTGCAGCATCCTGCTGGGCACCTCTACTCTGCTCGTCTGGGTTGGCGTAATCCGCTATCTTACCTTCTTTCAGAAATACAATGTAAGCCCAGACCCTGCTGCCCTTCCCTCCATAAGAGCCTTGGCTCCTGTCCAGCCCCTCTCACTCCCACCCCTTGGGAAGGCTATGTGATCATAAGCCAGGCCTGCACCAGGCCTCTTGAACACCTATCTTGAACTTAGAGGTGCTGAGGCCAGAAAAACAGAGGGACCCAGaccctgcttccctcccccactccccatgtTAGAAGCCTGGCTCTTACCCAGCCAGTGGGAGGACTGTGACCCCAAGCCAGGCTTGTAGCCCAGCCCCATCTCACACAGGGGCTGAGGCCGGTCAGACCTTGTGGGAGCCTTGATGGCCACTGTTCTGTACCCTCCAGATCCTCATCGCCACACTCCGAGTGGCCTTGCCCAGCGTCATGCGCTTCTGCTGTTGCGTGGCTGTCATCTACCTGGGCTACTGCTTCTGTGGCTGGATAGTCCTGGGGCCTTACCACATGAAGGTGCCTAGGACCTCTGTTGTGGTGCTTGGGGGGAATGAGGCCGGAGGGGCCCTGTCCTGGTGggaggtttttttgtggggggggaggggaggtgacaTTTGTACTTCTTCGTTGGCCTTGGGGACTGGGAGAATGACTATTTCAGGCAGGGCTTTTGTAgaagatagaagggagggagaacagaACAGCGGGCCAGAGGTTGGAAGAAGAGAAGGCCCTTTAAACCTCTAGCTCTGGTGCTTTGAACTGGCCCTCTCCCAGACTTTgtcttccccatctctcctctctctcaccctGATTGATCCTGGGTCTCTTCCAGTTTCGTTCCCTCTCTATGGTGTCAGAGTGCCTGTTCTCCCTCATCAACGGGGATGACATGTTCGTGACGTTTGCGGCCATGCAGGCGCACAGCGGCCTGGTCTGGCTCTTCTCCCAGCTCTATCTCTACTCCTTCATCAGCCTCTTCATTTACATGGTTCTCAGCCTCTTCATTGCGCTCATCACCGGCTCCTATGAGACTATCAAGGTGGGGCCCTTGTCAATTGTGGTTCTTCTTGGCCCTGGGCCTCGACAGGTGTTCGTGGAACACCCACCAAGGCGTGTGCACGTGCACACGCGTGCACGCGTGCCAGCCGCCCCGCCCCCACACGTGCAGGTCagccacccccccaaccccctctgACGGCGACCCTCTCTCCTGGCGTGTTGCAGCAGCACCAGTCCGAGGGCGAGGGTGAGGCCCAGGGCAGCCAGCTGCAGGCCTACATCGCCAAGTGTCAGGACAGCCCCACCTCCGGCAAGTTCCGGCGCGGCAGCGGCTCCGCCTGCAGCCTCCTGTGTTGCTGTTGCACCAGGTACCCCGATCCTGGCGGGGGGTCcgggggtggggtttgggggcaCGCCCCGGGACCTTGCCTTCCCTACTTCCCACCCTTGTCTTTCTGCTTCTTCCCAGGGAACCCTCGCAGGAAAATGCCCTGCTCGTGAACTGAGCCGTGGAAAAGCCACGCGCGGCTTTTAGCCTCTCGTGGGAGTGGACTAGACGCTTCCAGCGCCTTATTTATGGTTGAAGGGTTTGCTTTTAGGAAGTGACTTCGTGGAGCCGCGGGGACCCCGCCCCCGCAGTGGGACTTGGGCCTCCTCCgcgggcgggggcggggcggggcccgGGCCCTTTTTTAGCGGGACTGGGAGACGCGGGGGAACAATAAAGGATGAACACGGACAGGTCGCCGCGTCTGGTTTCTGAGTCTGCGTCACGGTGGGGGCGGAGAGGAGCGTCAGGTGTCCTCTcccctgaggggagggggaggtggaggCCTCAGGCGGGGCGTAACGTAGCGAGGCGGGAGGGGCCCAAGTCTCGGGCGCGTGAAACATCTCGGAACCCGCGTAAGGTTCGCGGCCATTTTTAACATGGCGCCGCTCCTCCGAGCGAGTTTACAGTGTATGGTGGCCGAGAAGGGGCGGGGACGAAGGTATGAGGTCATCACGGCGCGCCGGGAGCCGTAATTTAAAGGGGCCGCGCTACTGCTGCGGTAATGGAGGGACAGGAGACGGCGGCACCGCGGAGCTAAGCCGGCTGTGGGCCCTGGTGAGTCCGGGGCCCTCGGCGTGTGATCCCAGGGCGGTGTCCGTGATAGCGAGAGGACTGGGGTGATCCCTGGAGTTCACCCCCCGCGACTCTGTCGCTTGTGATCCCCTCATTTCCAGCCCGCCCTCCCCCCATCCTCATTTTCTCGGGTTCACCGAGTCAATTTAATTCAACCGAAGCATTTATGGGGCGTTTACTGTATGCCCGACGCAGGGGATGCAAAGACCAACAAACAAACCGGGCGCCCCCTCCCGCTAGGCAGGAGCCTCCGTCGTGGGGGGGCACAGGACCCAGCACCACCGAGTTCCGGGTGATTTCCCGAGGGAAGGAGTGTCTGGCGGCGGCCGGAGGAGACCCGGCTCCATGCAGACAGGAAGGGGCCTCCCGGGGAAGGCGGCGCATGAACTTGGCCTTGAAGGGCGGGGATGAATCCCAGCCTTGAGCTCTGGAGGCTCCAAAGTGAGCCCGGGAGGGAGTGTCGGTGCCCGGGTAGGATTCCCCCCCCACACGGCGTGCCTGGCAGGGGCCGAGACACAGGGGAGCCCTCTTGCACCCCCTCAGGTAGCCGGCGTCGGGAGAACGTTCTCCTTGTGTCCAGCCTAACCTGACCCCTCTGCAGCGTCCCCTGGAGCTCTGGGGCCGGGCCAAAGCCGGGTTCTCCTTCCCCAGGAAAGCCCGGTCAGTGCTCGGAGGTCCTGCCAAGCCTTCGCCAGGCCAAACGTCCGCGCTTCAGCCCACCCGGAATTACCTGGCAGCCCCCCGCTGTGCGCCTGCGAACCAGGGAGTAGCATGTGCTCTCAGGGAGCTCGCAGCACCTGGTGCTTGTCCGTATAGAGATAGGTACGGAGGCAGGGGGCTGGGGGTCAGGAACGCCTTCCTGGAGTCTGGGAAGAGGAGGTGATGGAGAGGGGCATGCCGGGCACGAGGGacggcaaaggcatggagacagaaaGACGGAGATCCCCTagtaaagaacagagagaagaccagtttgactggTCCGTGGGAAGCCTGGGGAGCGAGGCTGGGGCCCCGGctggtgaagggctttgaaagcccgACAGAAGAGTTTACATCGTATCCTAGGGAGCCATAGGAGCTTGGGAAGTGTTGTGGTCAGATTCTTTGTCAGCCGTGTTGTGTCCCGGATGGATTAAATGATCCTTATACCGACTGAACCTGAGCCACTCTCCATGCTGTTCCCCCCCTTCCAGATACCTCCTGCCTTAACAGCGTCCTTCTGAAAATTGTCCTCAGAACTTCAAGAAATACTTTACTTGTTTGATGGGGCTGTGATTCCCTCAGTGCAGTCTGCCTCTCAATCCAGCCAAAGATCACATTGATTTTCTTGGTGTCTGCGCCACACTGTTGATCCACACTGGCTCATAAGCCACTAAAGCACTCAGATCTTTTTCATCCAAGCTATTATGGGGCCATCCTCTCACTTTGTATTGGAAAAGTTGAATTTTTTTGaggtataagactttacatttgttcCTATGAAGTTTCATATTATATCTAGCCAGACGTTCTAGTTCatcaaaattttgttttgaataCCGATTGTTATCTTTTGTATTAGCTGTCCCTCACTTATCCCTTCCAGCCTTGGGTTATTGTCAAATTTTGTAGGCATGCCAACGATGTTTTTATACAAGTCATTGATGAAGCTGAAAATGAAGACTTTGGCACAGCCCCAAAAACAGAATTGTTGATCCACTCTGCTTGGAAACTTCTGCCAAGATATGGAACCATTAATGTCTACTCTTCAGTAAAGGCCTTTCAGCCGGTTCCAGATCCGTTTAATTGTGCTGTCATTTAGCCTAtacctctctcttttccccccacaAGAACAGCATGACAGTCTTTATGAAATGCTCTGCAAACATTTAGATGAACTATATTTTataacagggcttcttaagctttttctacTTGCAAactcttttcacccaagaaatttttacatgaccccagatatataggtatataaaatagatatgcaAATCAAACACATGCCAAATTTTTCTCGACCTTCACGTTCAGTTtcttgaccccatgtggggtcaagactcacagtttaagaagcttatCTATAGCATTCCCCTGACCTACCagtctagtaaccctgtcaaaaatgaaaatacGGTTTGTCTGACTTGAACTGTTCTTGATGAATCCATGCTTgctctttgtgatcactgctttcttttctagatgttcacctTCTTCTAATATATTCTGGAACTTTCCTGTGAATCAGTCAACCTCACAGGCTTACATTTAGGAaaccctattctctctctctctctccttcctaagTTGAGACATCATCCTTAGCAAGTTCTATGGCATTTCATCTTCCACATTATtttgacctgtgatttaattgacaaagggaacttctggtgaggaaattccttctaccaggtTGGGTTGGCCTGTGCAATTTATAACCTTAGAGAATTGTGTGGAACACTTAGGCATTAAGTGACAGCCACCTTGTGTCAGAGGGAGTATTTGAATCCATGTCGTCAttgtcgtctttttttttttttttttttgcaggacaatgagggttaaatgacttgcccagggtcacacagctagtaagtgtcaagtgtctgaagccagatgtgaacttaggtcctcctgaatccagggctggtgctttgtccactgtgccacctagctgccccaaacccatgTCTTTTTGACATGCCTGGGCATTGATCTGTCCCTCCAGTGTCTTTTGAGGGCCCTGGTTAGACAATGGTCTGAAATTACATGGGCCTTTTCATTCAGTACCCAAGGAGACAAAGTTTATCCGGGCTGGGTTCCTTGAAGTCCTCAAAGATAGCTGGGTGTGCTTTTACTTTTCCATGG includes:
- the MCOLN1 gene encoding mucolipin-1 isoform X3, which produces MADPAGRSGSERAPLLSPNSGPGYGSQGESLPVSEEEDLRRRLKYFFMSPCDKFRAKGRKPFKLMLQVAKILIVTIQLILFGLSNQIVVMFREENTVAFKHLFLKDYTDGADDSYAVYTRADLNQSIIFAVDQYLRIPEQSLGRYAYVPGGGGPGANGSALALCQQYYRHGHIDPANDTFNIDPMVVTDCIGVDPAEQYPLPPDEFLLSPSQGSSYKNFTLKFHKLINVTIRFQLKTINLQTIINNEIPDCYTFTILITFDNKAHSGRVPISLETSTHIQECKHPSVFGHGDNRFRLFFDVVVILTCALSFLLCARSLLRGFLLQTEFARFLCRRQGHALSLWERLEFVNGWYILLVASDILTISGTIMKIGIEAKNLASYDVCSILLGTSTLLVWVGVIRYLTFFQKYNILIATLRVALPSVMRFCCCVAVIYLGYCFCGWIVLGPYHMKFRSLSMVSECLFSLINGDDMFVTFAAMQAHSGLVWLFSQLYLYSFISLFIYMVLSLFIALITGSYETIKHQSEGEGEAQGSQLQAYIAKCQDSPTSGKFRRGSGSACSLLCCCCTREPSQENALLVN
- the MCOLN1 gene encoding mucolipin-1 isoform X1 is translated as MADPAGRSGSERAPLLSPNSGPGYGSQGESLPVSEEEDLRRRLKYFFMSPCDKFRAKGRKPFKLMLQVAKILIVTIQLILFGLSNQIVVMFREENTVAFKHLFLKDYTDGADDSYAVYTRADLNQSIIFAVDQYLRIPEQSLGRYAYVPGGGGPGANGSALALCQQYYRHGHIDPANDTFNIDPMVVTDCIGVDPAEQYPLPPDEFLLSPSQGSSYKNFTLKFHKLINVTIRFQLKTINLQTIINNEIPDCYTFTILITFDNKAHSGRVPISLETSTHIQECKHPSVFGHGDNRFRLFFDVVVILTCALSFLLCARSLLRGFLLQTEFARFLCRRQGHALSLWERLEFVNGWYILLVASDILTISGTIMKIGIEAKNLASYDVCSILLGTSTLLVWVGVIRYLTFFQKYNILIATLRVALPSVMRFCCCVAVIYLGYCFCGWIVLGPYHMKFRSLSMVSECLFSLINGDDMFVTFAAMQAHSGLVWLFSQLYLYSFISLFIYMVLSLFIALITGSYETIKQHQSEGEGEAQGSQLQAYIAKCQDSPTSGKFRRGSGSACSLLCCCCTRYPDPGGGSGGGVWGHAPGPCLPYFPPLSFCFFPGNPRRKMPCS
- the MCOLN1 gene encoding mucolipin-1 isoform X2 translates to MADPAGRSGSERAPLLSPNSGPGYGSQGESLPVSEEEDLRRRLKYFFMSPCDKFRAKGRKPFKLMLQVAKILIVTIQLILFGLSNQIVVMFREENTVAFKHLFLKDYTDGADDSYAVYTRADLNQSIIFAVDQYLRIPEQSLGRYAYVPGGGGPGANGSALALCQQYYRHGHIDPANDTFNIDPMVVTDCIGVDPAEQYPLPPDEFLLSPSQGSSYKNFTLKFHKLINVTIRFQLKTINLQTIINNEIPDCYTFTILITFDNKAHSGRVPISLETSTHIQECKHPSVFGHGDNRFRLFFDVVVILTCALSFLLCARSLLRGFLLQTEFARFLCRRQGHALSLWERLEFVNGWYILLVASDILTISGTIMKIGIEAKNLASYDVCSILLGTSTLLVWVGVIRYLTFFQKYNILIATLRVALPSVMRFCCCVAVIYLGYCFCGWIVLGPYHMKFRSLSMVSECLFSLINGDDMFVTFAAMQAHSGLVWLFSQLYLYSFISLFIYMVLSLFIALITGSYETIKQHQSEGEGEAQGSQLQAYIAKCQDSPTSGKFRRGSGSACSLLCCCCTREPSQENALLVN
- the MCOLN1 gene encoding mucolipin-1 isoform X5, giving the protein MSPCDKFRAKGRKPFKLMLQVAKILIVTIQLILFGLSNQIVVMFREENTVAFKHLFLKDYTDGADDSYAVYTRADLNQSIIFAVDQYLRIPEQSLGRYAYVPGGGGPGANGSALALCQQYYRHGHIDPANDTFNIDPMVVTDCIGVDPAEQYPLPPDEFLLSPSQGSSYKNFTLKFHKLINVTIRFQLKTINLQTIINNEIPDCYTFTILITFDNKAHSGRVPISLETSTHIQECKHPSVFGHGDNRFRLFFDVVVILTCALSFLLCARSLLRGFLLQTEFARFLCRRQGHALSLWERLEFVNGWYILLVASDILTISGTIMKIGIEAKNLASYDVCSILLGTSTLLVWVGVIRYLTFFQKYNILIATLRVALPSVMRFCCCVAVIYLGYCFCGWIVLGPYHMKFRSLSMVSECLFSLINGDDMFVTFAAMQAHSGLVWLFSQLYLYSFISLFIYMVLSLFIALITGSYETIKQHQSEGEGEAQGSQLQAYIAKCQDSPTSGKFRRGSGSACSLLCCCCTREPSQENALLVN
- the MCOLN1 gene encoding mucolipin-1 isoform X4 — translated: MADPAGRSGSERAPLLSPNSGPGYGSQGESLPVSEEEDLRRRLKYFFMSPCDKFRAKGRKPFKLMLQLILFGLSNQIVVMFREENTVAFKHLFLKDYTDGADDSYAVYTRADLNQSIIFAVDQYLRIPEQSLGRYAYVPGGGGPGANGSALALCQQYYRHGHIDPANDTFNIDPMVVTDCIGVDPAEQYPLPPDEFLLSPSQGSSYKNFTLKFHKLINVTIRFQLKTINLQTIINNEIPDCYTFTILITFDNKAHSGRVPISLETSTHIQECKHPSVFGHGDNRFRLFFDVVVILTCALSFLLCARSLLRGFLLQTEFARFLCRRQGHALSLWERLEFVNGWYILLVASDILTISGTIMKIGIEAKNLASYDVCSILLGTSTLLVWVGVIRYLTFFQKYNILIATLRVALPSVMRFCCCVAVIYLGYCFCGWIVLGPYHMKFRSLSMVSECLFSLINGDDMFVTFAAMQAHSGLVWLFSQLYLYSFISLFIYMVLSLFIALITGSYETIKQHQSEGEGEAQGSQLQAYIAKCQDSPTSGKFRRGSGSACSLLCCCCTREPSQENALLVN